One part of the uncultured Celeribacter sp. genome encodes these proteins:
- a CDS encoding alpha/beta hydrolase, with amino-acid sequence MTDPAPYFADLAEGPEGGQAYWLTASDGVRIRAGLWPYHGDTPCKGTVFILPGRTECIEKYGRGAVDLAARGFASLAIDWRGQGLADRLLAQRSIGHVGHFPDYQRDLEAVIALAESHDMPKPWFLIGHSMGGAIGVRALIEGKPFSAAAFSAPMWGIGLRPLQKAMLRFLTPFLKLLGLENAHAPGTKPESYMVWHGFEDNLLTSDRETFDHITRQVVKQPDLSLGGPSSHWVTEAIAENDWARQQQIPDVPTLCFLGAEEKIVDTQAVKDFANAWDSCELIVIRGARHEIPMETPAIRAQFYDRLAEVFASQSL; translated from the coding sequence ATGACCGATCCCGCACCCTATTTCGCTGATCTGGCGGAGGGCCCTGAGGGGGGACAAGCCTATTGGCTGACCGCCTCGGACGGGGTGCGCATTCGGGCTGGTCTCTGGCCCTACCACGGTGACACGCCCTGCAAGGGCACGGTGTTCATCCTGCCGGGACGCACCGAATGCATCGAAAAATATGGCCGGGGCGCGGTGGATCTCGCCGCGCGCGGCTTTGCCTCTCTGGCCATCGACTGGCGCGGACAGGGGCTCGCGGACCGGCTTTTGGCCCAGCGCAGCATCGGCCATGTCGGCCACTTCCCTGATTATCAGCGCGATCTTGAGGCTGTCATCGCCCTCGCTGAATCCCATGACATGCCCAAACCGTGGTTCCTCATCGGCCATTCCATGGGCGGCGCCATCGGCGTGCGTGCGCTGATCGAAGGCAAGCCATTCTCTGCGGCCGCTTTTTCGGCACCCATGTGGGGAATTGGCCTGCGTCCGCTGCAAAAGGCAATGCTGCGCTTTCTGACACCCTTCCTGAAACTTCTGGGACTTGAGAATGCCCATGCTCCCGGCACCAAACCTGAATCCTACATGGTCTGGCACGGCTTTGAAGACAACCTGCTGACCTCGGATCGCGAGACCTTTGATCACATCACCCGTCAGGTGGTGAAACAGCCGGATCTCAGCCTAGGCGGCCCGTCGTCGCATTGGGTGACAGAGGCGATCGCCGAAAACGACTGGGCCCGACAACAACAGATACCCGATGTTCCGACACTCTGCTTTCTCGGCGCTGAGGAAAAGATCGTCGACACCCAGGCGGTCAAGGATTTCGCCAATGCCTGGGACAGCTGCGAATTGATCGTCATTCGCGGCGCGCGCCACGAGATTCCGATGGAAACCCCGGCGATCCGTGCCCAGTTTTATGACCGGCTGGCCGAAGTTTTCGCATCACAATCCCTGTGA